GATTTCCCGCTTTGAAATCTGGCCTTATTTGGAAACCTACGCGATCGATTCTGAGAGAGAGCTTCTGGCAGAGTTTGAAGGCCGACCTGACTTGATTGTGGGCAACTATTCAGACGGCAATTTAGTGGCCTTTTTGTTAGCCCGTCGTCTGAAAGTCACGCAGTGTAATGTTGCCCATGCTTTAGAGAAGTCAAAGTACCTGTTCAGCAACCTCTACTGGCAAGATTCCGAGGAGCAATACCACTTCTCGCTCCAGTTCACGGCAGACTTGATTGCTATGAACGCTGCGAATTTCATTATCAGCAGCACTTACCAGGAAATTGTAGGGACACCTGACAGCATTGGTCAGTATGAGTCTTACAAGTGCTTTACCATGCCAGAGCTTTACCATGTGGTGAATGGTGTGGAGCTGTTCAGCCCTAAGTTTAATGTGGTTCCGCCAGGAGTAAATGAAGCGGTTTACTTCCCCTATACCCGCAGCGAAGATCGCTTACCTGACGATCGCGATCGCTTAGAGGATTTGCTTTTCACGCTGGATGACCCAGAGCAGGTCTATGGAAAGCTTGATGATCCAAGCAAACAGCCTTTGTTTTCCATGGCGAGACTCGATCGCATTAAAAACTTGACTGGGTTAGCCGAGTGTTTTGGTCGCAGTCCAGAACTACAGGAGCGCTGCAATCTGATTTTGGTGGCAGGTAAGTTGCGGGTAGAGGATACAGCAGATCGCGAAGAAGCTAGCGAGATGGAAAAGCTCTATCGCATCATTGATGAATACAATCTTCACGGCAAGATTCGTTGGTTGGGGGTGCGTTTGCCCAAGACTGACTCCGGTGAAATTTATCGCGTCATCGCGGATCACCAAGGCATTTTTGTGCAACCAGCGCTGTTTGAAGCATTCGGCTTGACGATTCTAGAAGCCATGATTTCTGGTATACCCACGTTTGCCACTCAGTTTGGTGGACCCTTAGAAATTATTCAGGATCGGGTGAATGGCTTCTACATCAACCCGACAAAACTGGACGAAATGGCTGAGAAGATTCTGGAGTTTGTTTCTAAGTGCGAGCAAAATCCTGATTACTGGCAAGAAATCTCTAGCCGAGGGGTAGAGCGGGTTTACAGTACTTACACTTGGAGAATCCATACCACGCGCTTGTTGTCGCTGGCTAAGATTTATGGCTTCTGGAATTACACTTCTCAGGAAGACCGAGAAGATATGCTCCGCTACTTGGAGTCTTTGTTCTACCTACTCTTTAAACCCAGAGCTAAGCAATTGTTAGAACAGCACATGCATCGTTAAGCGGTTTAACTGAACTCAAGGTTTTTAACGGTAAGCGATCGCCTCCTATTTACGTTGCAGGAGGCGATCGCTTTGTTTTGCCGCTTATTTAGTACAGCTCCAGATTTTGATACTGCCGTCGGTACAACCGCTGGCTAAAGAACAACCATCCAGGCTAAAGCTAACTGTACTCACCCATTTGGCATGACCAGGCAGTAGACGGCTCCAAGACTTACCGAAGGTTCGAAGTAATCTGCCAGTTAGAGGACACCAAAGCTTCACCGTTTCATCGGCACTACCACTAGCTACGGTTTGTCCATCAGGGCTAAAGGCAACAGATAGAACATCACCTGCGTGTCCATTCAGAATTATTTGCAGTTCACCACTGGCCCAGTTCCACAGCCTGATTGTTTTATCCTCACTAGCACTGGCCAAGATAGAACCGTCCGGGCTGAAGGCAAGAGAAGTAACTCGATGGGAATGACCGACTAACGTACTTGAGAGTTCGCCTGTCTTAAGATCCCAAAGCTTGATAGTTTGGTCATAGCTACAACTCGCCAAAACTTGGCCTTGGGGATCGAACGCGACGCCACTGACTGTATCCGTATGCCCCAAGAAAGTTTGCTGCCACGTGCCTGTAGAGAGATCCCAGAGTTTAACGCTATTGTCATAGCTGCCGCTAGCTGCTATTTGGCCATCGGGAGCGATCGCGACAGTCTTAACTCCAGCCGTATGGTCTCTTAGGGTATGTAATAGAGTCCTGGTTCGTAGATCCCAAACTTTAATGGCGTCCTCATCAGCACTACTACTCACTAAGTAGGGATGGACTTCTTGGGCAGTTTCTAGCTGGTCATCTGGAGCGGTGCCAATACTGGCTAGCTTAGCGTTTATAGCTATAGAGCTAACAGCGATGGAACTGACAGAACCAATATGACTCGGAAAGCTATTAAGAAGTTTTCGGGTTTGTCGGTGCCACACTTTAATGGTGTGACCAGGTTGCCCACCCCAGGCAGAATGACCACAAATTAAGGTCTGTCCATCTGCACTAAAAGCAACGGATGACACCAAGGCTGGATAGACCGAGAAGGTGGACTGGAGCTGAGCCTGTTGCCAAGCTGAACCTACTTGGTTCCCAACCACTGAGCCATTGCCTTTTAGGGCATCCAGAACGGCTTGGGTCATTCCTGACTTTAGTTTTGAAGCAGTCCAAGCCGTTAAATCTACCAGACCACTCTTTTGAGAAATTTGCTTACCAGTCATTCAGGCTCGTTA
This DNA window, taken from Trichocoleus sp. FACHB-46, encodes the following:
- a CDS encoding WD40 repeat domain-containing protein, whose amino-acid sequence is MTGKQISQKSGLVDLTAWTASKLKSGMTQAVLDALKGNGSVVGNQVGSAWQQAQLQSTFSVYPALVSSVAFSADGQTLICGHSAWGGQPGHTIKVWHRQTRKLLNSFPSHIGSVSSIAVSSIAINAKLASIGTAPDDQLETAQEVHPYLVSSSADEDAIKVWDLRTRTLLHTLRDHTAGVKTVAIAPDGQIAASGSYDNSVKLWDLSTGTWQQTFLGHTDTVSGVAFDPQGQVLASCSYDQTIKLWDLKTGELSSTLVGHSHRVTSLAFSPDGSILASASEDKTIRLWNWASGELQIILNGHAGDVLSVAFSPDGQTVASGSADETVKLWCPLTGRLLRTFGKSWSRLLPGHAKWVSTVSFSLDGCSLASGCTDGSIKIWSCTK
- a CDS encoding sucrose synthase, with amino-acid sequence MSELIQAVLDNNEKTDLRQFLRDLRQQEQRYLLRNEILNAFSAYCSHHEKPEQFCHGSHLGKLIAYTQEIILDEGSFCFIVRPKIASQEVFRLSEDDLTVDVMTVQELLDIRDLLVNRFHPNEGDVLELDFQPFYDYSPSIRDPKNIGKGVQFLNRFLSSKLFQDPQEWLEALFKFLSLHRHNGTQLLINERIKSQGELSSQVKKALQFVSGRPDTAAYETFRFDFQSMGFEPGWGNTVGRVKETLELLDELVDSPDHQTLEAFISRIPMVFRVVLVSPHGWFGQEGVLGRPDTGGQVVYVLDQAKSLEKQLQEDLCLAGLDVTKVKPKVIILSRLIPNSDGTRCNQRLEKVHGTDNAWILRVPFRDFNPNLTQSWISRFEIWPYLETYAIDSERELLAEFEGRPDLIVGNYSDGNLVAFLLARRLKVTQCNVAHALEKSKYLFSNLYWQDSEEQYHFSLQFTADLIAMNAANFIISSTYQEIVGTPDSIGQYESYKCFTMPELYHVVNGVELFSPKFNVVPPGVNEAVYFPYTRSEDRLPDDRDRLEDLLFTLDDPEQVYGKLDDPSKQPLFSMARLDRIKNLTGLAECFGRSPELQERCNLILVAGKLRVEDTADREEASEMEKLYRIIDEYNLHGKIRWLGVRLPKTDSGEIYRVIADHQGIFVQPALFEAFGLTILEAMISGIPTFATQFGGPLEIIQDRVNGFYINPTKLDEMAEKILEFVSKCEQNPDYWQEISSRGVERVYSTYTWRIHTTRLLSLAKIYGFWNYTSQEDREDMLRYLESLFYLLFKPRAKQLLEQHMHR